The Metopolophium dirhodum isolate CAU chromosome 4, ASM1992520v1, whole genome shotgun sequence DNA window ccGTACGGGTTGGACGTATCATGTGGCtttaacgtaatataatatcacttaaTGACTGGCACTATCTTTCATCTTTGGTACGTGTCGATGGGCCCGAAATCATGAGTAGATAGTCATCAAGATCAACTGCAacgatagtaaataatataacattaacttacctacctaatatgatatattacaaaaaaatgatattttccgatcaatataatttacctcTTCTAACGACAATGGGTTGCCCTTGCTCATTTTCGTGTCTAAGCTGTGATACCGTTCTGGAcataaaagaaaacattgacAGTTAATTTAACTTATACTCGCCACGAAATATCCATCCTCTTACCATGAGCCAAGTGCAGTCGGACCATGGCCATTATGAAACACTCCGAAGTCAGGACTCGACTCTTGGCAAATCTCAGTACCAGACATTCGAGCACTTTGTTGCTGACAGTGCTGCCGGCTTCCCAAAGCAGAGGTCTAAGGTTGTAGCTGGACGTCTTTGTGGGGTTCACACCCTTTTCGAACTTTTGGAACGCTATCTGTGGGtcaaaacacacaaaaaaaacccAACTTTAGTGAGTTTGTGTCCAACACAACTAACTGACGTGACAAACTGTTTTCATTATGAGAACATTTCACCTGTCATTTTTAAGGGTTTGAGTATaggcaatattaataaaatataataaacgtaatCTTATTATCTAACTACacttatatttagatattttagagTAATACACTTTTCATAAAATCAAGAGGCAATGTTTTGTAAGAAATCGGATccgtttttgaatataatatttttagtactatatcaaatagtatagtaTTTTAACAAACTTTTATGTTGTACACTATTTTGTAAAATgggaatgtttttattttcaaaatattaattattttaatcaataggtacctaattgtgTTACTTgtgtttttaactactaaagaACGAACAGTAATCACTATTATCTCACagttttatactaaatattcaGTAGTATAACATCCATTTAATTCAACGAAATGCTTTTGTACCTTCCAGAACTGCAACATGTGCATCAGCACGGGTATGTCCAGCATGTTGATACGACCACTAATGTTGACGTCTCTCAACATTATCAGGCTCTTGCAGAGCTCCAGACTGGGTTTCTCCGCCAGATACGCCTTCCAGTGCGCACGCAGAATCTTTTGCAACTGGGTCACGTCCAGTTCCGGGGGATATTTGACCATGAGCTTAGTCAAGAGTGGCTTTCCGTCCGGCTGTAAAATCAGACCAATGCGTTATATCGAATTTTGCTTGTGTGAGTAGCCATAACAATAGCCAAGGAGAGATTCGGTTGAATTTAAGGAGGTGGacttgctatttttttttttataaaaattacacatgAACAGACAGTTTAATTCGCAAAATCCTAtcaatgttttacatatttttgtttaatcatatagatataatatcacctattgtgtaataaaaataaataattctataaatattggttttttataatacatattccTATAATACAGGTTAatcagttaataaaataatttataaccttcGAGAAATATGGGAATGTGAATTCTGGAATTATTTGAGGAGGCTATGTCATGTCGTCGAACAATACTCACTAATATCACAGTGTCTTCCAGAAACTCGGCGGAGATATTTTTGAACACCATGTTATCGTCGTTCACCTCCCTACGAGTTGTTGATtaagacgtataatattgtgtcattgagttttaaaagttaaaataataaaaatagaaataataattttaccatatGTTACTCTGTTCGTCTGTCAATATTCGCAGTAAAAACTTGGCGTCGCAGTTGGTCACGTTCGTTTGCCGGACGACAATGTAATCGCCAGGAGGTAACGTGAAGAACGTCACCACTTCTCTCGCCACGGAATGGTTGGTCACATCCAGCGGTTGCTG harbors:
- the LOC132943400 gene encoding calpain-3-like, which produces MSFEDFARHFTQLDIVHVSPDDWMTEPALHSKQPWRAVLARRRWRSGYNAGGGPGHPETTAMNPQLHIGIPRTSGNKCHVVVSVVQQYETDPEAKGARPLFAIGFAVYEVPHSTSRLTPLFVAQQQPLDVTNHSVAREVVTFFTLPPGDYIVVRQTNVTNCDAKFLLRILTDEQSNIWEVNDDNMVFKNISAEFLEDTVILPDGKPLLTKLMVKYPPELDVTQLQKILRAHWKAYLAEKPSLELCKSLIMLRDVNISGRINMLDIPVLMHMLQFWKIAFQKFEKGVNPTKTSSYNLRPLLWEAGSTVSNKVLECLVLRFAKSRVLTSECFIMAMVRLHLAHERYHSLDTKMSKGNPLSLEELILMTIYS